The Malus domestica chromosome 13, GDT2T_hap1 genome includes a window with the following:
- the LOC114820561 gene encoding probable calcium-binding protein CML16, which produces MMAALGSDQLKQLKDIFMRFDMDSDGSLTQLELAALLRSLGLKPTGDQLHVFLSNIDANGNGAIEFDELVTAILPDMNEEILINQEQLMEVFRSFDRDGNGYITAAELAGSMAKMGHPLTYRELSDMMREADTNGDGVISFNEFATIMSRSATDFLGI; this is translated from the coding sequence ATGATGGCCGCGCTCGGATCCGATCAACTGAAGCAGCTGAAGGACATCTTCATGCGATTCGACATGGACTCCGACGGCAGCCTCACCCAGCTCGAACTCGCCGCCCTCCTCCGCTCCCTCGGCCTCAAGCCCACCGGCGACCAGCTCCACGTTTTCCTCTCCAACATCGACGCCAACGGCAACGGTGCCATCGAGTTCGACGAGCTCGTCACCGCCATCCTCCCAGACATGAACGAGGAGATTTTGATCAACCAGGAGCAGCTCATGGAGGTCTTCCGGTCGTTCGACCGCGacggcaacggctacatcacaGCCGCCGAGCTCGCCGGATCCATGGCCAAAATGGGCCACCCCTTGACGTACCGGGAGCTCTCCGATATGATGAGGGAGGCCGACACGAACGGCGACGGCGTCATTAGCTTCAACGAATTCGCGACCATCATGTCTCGGTCCGCCACTGATTTTCTCGGGATTTGA
- the LOC114820490 gene encoding uncharacterized protein, translated as MEDCNMIAADCVVISCCCQCLILQITIFILYKLPCKLIRKTREYTMKKLQQRRRKEIIVLDTCKDVDFASVVGESMRSSMEAGGGHSCRRCMEEVEEVLQEFSQRGEFGFGSFWGRGELGCSPTHHSPNHDPFDTSFVQYHLIEMVALSSIDHKAR; from the coding sequence ATGGAAGACTGCAACATGATTGCCGCAGACTGCGTTGTGATTTCGTGCTGCTGCCAGTGCTTGATCCTCCAAATCACCATCTTCATCTTGTACAAGCTCCCTTGCAAGTTGATCCGAAAGACGAGAGAGTACACCATGAAGAAGCTTCAacagagaaggagaaaagagattatagtgttggatacATGTAAAGACGTTGACTTTGCGAGTGTTGTCGGAGAGTCCATGAGATCATCCATGGAGGCAGGAGGAGGACATAGTTGCAGGCGCTGcatggaggaggtggaggaggtgCTGCAGGAGTTTTCTCAGAGAGGAGAGTTTGGATTTGGAAGCTTTTGGGGTAGGGGAGAATTGGGTTGCTCCCCAACTCATCATTCACCAAATCATGATCCATTTGATACTAGTTTTGTACAATATCACTTGATTGAAATGGTGGCTCTGTCATCTATTGATCATAAAGCTAGGTAG